The stretch of DNA ATTAATTTGGTTAGTTTGAGGATTGAAAATTTAAAATACATTTATGAAGAAATTATTTCCATTTAAAATTAAGTAATAAATTTCTGGTAGTTGTCCTGATGGACCGTTTCGAAAGTTGCATCCGGATAATTTTTCACAAAAGCTCTGGGTGGTTTTACTTTTTTATTTCGCCATTTACATTCAAAGGCAAACAATTTTCCATTGTGCATTTCAATCAAATCAATTTCCTGTCCGTCATAAGTCCGCCAAAAAAAATACTGCATATGCTTATCCCGGTAAATATTGTATTTCATTCTTTCATTGAGGATATATTGCTCCCACAGCTCGCCCGTATCATTTCTGACAGAAAGAGGTTGAAAATTACCGGTGAGTGCATTTCGGATGCCATTGTCATAGAAATACCATTTTTTGCTCTTTGTCACTTCTTTTCGCAGGTTGTTGCTGTATCCAGTCAAAGGATAGATGATAAACGATTTTTGAAAAAGATCAAGGTAGCGTTCAACTGTGTTTTTGCTCATACCGAGTTGCCTTCCAAGTTCATTAGAAGAAACTTCCGAACCAATCTGATGAGCAAGTAAAACAAGTAAATCTTTTAATCTCTTCGCATTCCTGACTTTTTCAAATACCAATATATCTTTCAGTAAATAAATATTAACCGATTCGTTCAGGTATTTCTGCTTTTCTTTTTGTGTGGATATTGTAGAAAGTTCAGGGTAGCTGCCAAAAACAAGTCTTGATTCAAGGTTTTGTTTTGTTTGCAACGGGTTCTCATTTTGTTGCCACTCTTCTTGAGAAAGCGGAAATAAATGGTAAGTAATCGTTCTGCCTGTCAGCGGTTCGCCCATTTGAACCAAATCGAAAGCAGACGAACCGGTCAGAATGATATGCAGGGGCTTGATCTTATCAATCATCAGCTTTGCTTTCCGGGAAATATCCCGGATATATTGAGCCTCATCTATAATCAGTAATTTATAGCCTTCAAGCACTCTTGAATAATTGGATACACTGCGTTCTTCCAACATTTTTTCAACAAGCACGTCTTCTCCGTCAAGCCATAAAGTAATGTCTTTATTTTTTTGGTAAATAGTGTTCAGCAATTCAGTTTTACCCACGCGTCTTGCACCAAGCAAAAGTGTTACTTTTTGCTTGTTCAGATGTTTTTCAATTTCATATCGCAATACTCTGTTTATCATTGTTGTTGAGATTGT from Chitinophagaceae bacterium encodes:
- a CDS encoding ATP-binding protein; amino-acid sequence: MINRVLRYEIEKHLNKQKVTLLLGARRVGKTELLNTIYQKNKDITLWLDGEDVLVEKMLEERSVSNYSRVLEGYKLLIIDEAQYIRDISRKAKLMIDKIKPLHIILTGSSAFDLVQMGEPLTGRTITYHLFPLSQEEWQQNENPLQTKQNLESRLVFGSYPELSTISTQKEKQKYLNESVNIYLLKDILVFEKVRNAKRLKDLLVLLAHQIGSEVSSNELGRQLGMSKNTVERYLDLFQKSFIIYPLTGYSNNLRKEVTKSKKWYFYDNGIRNALTGNFQPLSVRNDTGELWEQYILNERMKYNIYRDKHMQYFFWRTYDGQEIDLIEMHNGKLFAFECKWRNKKVKPPRAFVKNYPDATFETVHQDNYQKFIT